A single Fodinibius saliphilus DNA region contains:
- a CDS encoding thiamine-binding protein — MITTAQFTYIPLKASDPRESVDFLLELVAQHDVEVDVNYMSTSVRGETEVVFELIHEMYNTMTIEKEEFRFHVELLSPVAEDKDPVEIPTEDD, encoded by the coding sequence ATGATTACAACTGCTCAATTTACTTATATCCCTCTAAAAGCATCTGACCCCCGTGAAAGTGTAGACTTTTTGTTAGAGTTAGTGGCGCAACATGATGTTGAGGTTGATGTAAACTATATGTCAACAAGTGTGCGCGGTGAGACAGAAGTGGTTTTTGAGCTCATCCATGAGATGTATAATACAATGACGATAGAAAAAGAAGAGTTTCGTTTTCACGTAGAACTGTTGAGTCCAGTTGCAGAAGATAAAGATCCGGTTGAGATTCCAACTGAAGATGACTAA